The genomic window TGGTTTGACGTCCACATATCTGCTGTCAAAGATACTCTACTAGTAGACTTCTCAAAATATTGTTGCACTTTTAGTCTGTTTCTCTTAAAATTTTCCATGCAATCATTTTTGACAGTTGTTCTCGAGGGCACTTTGAACCACGGATTTAAGGAAGCAGCAAAGTCCCGAAATGGTTTGTACTTCGCGAGAGAGAACGGCAATTCATTCACAACAATCAACTTGACTAATTCAAACTGTGAGACTTTAGCATCAAATTTCCAATTAGGATCTACCACCTCAGGAGGACCCAACTTGTAAATCATTTCATTCATAGCAATTTTCATTGGGCATACCTTCAGGTGCCGACGTAAGTGGCTGGTCCCACTGTCTCGTGTGGCCGGAAAAATTTGTTCACAATGATTACACTGGCCTTCCACAAGCATTCGACCATCATAGATTGGCTTGTCCTCCTCCCAAATGCGAGATGTTAGCTTGCGGCGTCTACGCTTTGACCCTGCATGCATGAGAAAAGAACACCTTAAAGGTTTAAACATAGAGGAATCTCGTGTTACTCGACAAAGTCGACCATAGGAATATCCGGAAGCAAATCTTACCATGGGAACTAGGTCTTCTCGCTGCAGGAGACAGATTTTGAAGCAAAGGGGTGTTCTGTAGCAGCGTCCATTGTGATTCAGGTGTCTCTAGTTGATCTGCTAACTTTGCTCTTTTTGCGGAAGCGTGCCTCACCGCCGATGACACCCTCTTCAATGCAGCTGATCTTGCTAACATATTGACCCCTGGGGAGCTCGCCACAATCTTTGGAGAATAAACTCGTGGACTAGCTCTCTAGAACAATGTAAACAATAATATGTCAGAATCAAAGCAGGTTAAATGACTGGATATGTGAAATAAAAATAGAACAAACACCAGATTTATATCAAAGAAAACATTAACTACTAATATTGTTGGTAGACCATAGTTCGTACCTTGCAAGGTTTAGCTTCCTTTGCAGCAACCTCCTTTGCTTTACGAACATTTTCCGCCTTCAATTTAGCATCATCCTCAATCAATTTTTTCTCCAAGAGCTGGAGACCCTCAAAATCTACATCAACAACCCTCCTCTCCTCTGGTTTAGAGGCCTCCAGAGACTTCTTCTTTTCTTGCACCTTCTCATAATCTTCAAGGGTCATCTCCTGCTCCAAAGTAACGCATCAGTAAAAAGCTTGAAAAACAGCTAAAAGTGAGGAAAGCGTAGGAAAGTACAATTTTCTCTTGTTCAATGGGAGCCTCCTGCTCTTTCTCAGCAGCGGTCCCATTAGGAGCATCCCCATTAGAGTCTTCCTTCGTAGGCTTTTgcttcttcagcttcctcttgGCAGAGCCACTGAGGCACTTGGTCTTGTCAGATTCAGAAGCAAGGACGGCTTCAACAGCATTCTCAGCAGGGGCTTCATGGACAGCagctatcttcttcttcttcttggagccaGACCTTGGGAGTTCATGCCCAGGCCGCTTCTTGCGAGCCTCACCGGTGGTGGAGTTGGACAGCTGCGCTAGTCTGGCCGTGGAGGAGTTGGACGGCGGCGCTGGTGCAGCTGTGGGGGAAGTGGATGACGGCGTTGGTGCGGTGACGTTGGAGGTGGAAGGCGGCGTTGCGGCGTCCACGGAGATTATGGATGGCGGCGCAATCTGACAGAAGGTTAAATGGCTAGATATGTCAAAAAGAAGTAGAACAAACACCATATTTATATCAGAGAAAACATTACAGATTACACAAAATAAAAACTGTTATATCCTGGAAGGGCCCGGAAGCACGTCTCTTCTCCCGTGAACACAATAAAGCTATTTAGTTAAGAAGTCAGCATCAATCAGCACTGATGCTGTTTCACAATAGTAGTAAGAGAATATAACGATACGGTTTATCGTTTGGAAACTCCAGCTTATTTCATATGAGACAAGATACAGGGCCTGATGAGTTAAGTCTATTTGAACTTACCTGTTTTACAGTATTTGAAGTTTCCAAATATCAGGCACATCCAAAGATAAAGAGAAGTTAAATTTTGAACAGATCAAGAATGGCAAGGAATTGCTTCCAGAACAATGACACAATGAACCGCAATGTAAACCGCAATGTCGATAAAGCTGAGCTTCCAAATACTAGCCAATAAGGTCTTCTCTTTCAGTTACTATACTGGCTGCTTATAAAAGGCTCTTACTCCTTCAGTGCGATGGCACTAAGCAGCAGTACATGAAATTTACTGAAACATCTCCGTGCCTACTCCTCGGCAGCAAGAGTTTTAAGTACTTTGATTATTATTACTCCAGTTTGGTGCCCTGCGTCATTTCTATCTTTCAGAATGTATAAGATGGAATGCTACTGTTAATTCATCACTGATATATATTCATGGAttcatggattcaaaaaatgtttgcaaattaaaTAAGTtcccaaattcaaaaaatgttcacaaacttaAAAAATCATGGGAGCTTAGTATCTCTATAGATGGAACTCATAGATATCTTTTTCACTCTAGCATTCTCCAATTATGCACGCATTCAGATTAGATTAAATCATACAGTATCACATATGTAGTCAACTGAGCATTGACATTTTCTTTTCCTTACGACCCCAGACGACCAGCGTTGACATACAGTAGCAATGGATAAGGAGACTGGATTCTTTTGAAGTATATTAATATCGTTGTGACATTGTTTAATTTGCTATCGCTAGGTAATCATTTAGTAAAGGCGTCAAGCCACTAGCTAGCTACAACATCTTTGACTGAAGAATTGAACTCCTCCACTGCGGCACTGCCCCAATCCATTACTCTATTATCTCCAAAGGAAAAGCAAACACAATTATTGATGTGCATTCTACAAGCCCAAACTCATCTAAGACATGGTCACCTCTCTCATCTAATGAATCATCAGTGTCCTGCTGCTTGAAGGACATACAATTGGCCTCAACCTGGTGGTTTCATCAGTAGGGCGAGAACTAAATGAGAACTAAAAGATGACATTTAGGATAAGAAGTTGAGATGATGACCGGCTGAAGTTGAGCACCATGCTTCAGTAGGCCAAGAAGGCAAGAACACATGTGGCAATTTACAGATCCACACTGTTTCGGAAGCAAATACAGGCGACAGAGATCCACTAGATTCACAGTAGAATTAAGATTGAAAGGATTGCATCTTCAGCCGGTCTCACAAGGCCAGATCTCAAGGGGATAACCGGATAGCTACCTTGGCAGGTTCTTCTTGGACAGCAagaatcttcttcttcttgcaggGAGGTCGCTTCTTGCGAGCATCGCTGGTGACAGCCATGGTGGTGGCTGACGGCGGCGCCGCTGGGGCGGATATGGAGGAGGTGAATGGTTGCTCTGGTCCGGCAGTGGGGGAGTTGGAAGGCGGCGCTGGTACAGCCATGGGGGAGGTGGACCGCGGCGCTGGTGCAGTTGTGGGAAAGGTGGACGGCGGCGCTGGTGTGGGTACGATGGAGGTCGAAGGCGGCGCTGCGGCGTCCATGGAGATGATGGATGTGGGCGTTGCGGCTTCTATGGGATAGGTGGACGGCGGCGCTAGATCGGCCATTGGGAAGGTGGACGGCAGCACTAAGCTGGCCAtggggaagcggcggcggcggcgtgccttATCCTAGCATCGTTCGTACAAAGAGGGGAACGAGGAAGACAGGAAGAGGGGAATTAAGTGGGTCATACGTGGAAAACGTGGGTCAGCCCACTTAGCCCACATTCTAAGTCGCAGGTTACGCGGGTGTCCACGAGCACAAATTAAGTGGGTTTTTATGCGGGCGCCGTGGACGGCCCGTGTCCACTTGTAGCCTGAaaggaggggatcgaggggagtGGTTGCGGGAGCGAGGGGATCGAGCGCTGGCGGCGTTGGAGGGAGGACGAGGGGGAGAGAGTTCGAtctagagagggttagggttaagAGGAGGTTGGATGGGCCTAGGTGAACAGCTGGGCCTCAGCACAAAAGGTCAAGTTAACTCTCTCTCTCTTATCtctatttcaaagaaacagaaacTTAGAAGAAATGCCGAGAGAGACTGGAGTGGAATTTGGGCATGAAGTTAATTTTCaaaaaaatgagcttgatcccagAAAATATAAATGGACATGATTGAAAGAATtaagttcaaactcatttgaatttaattcaaattggTTTGAACAGGAAGTGGGGGTTTGGAAGGtccaaaatgttgagaattttggaagagcctcgataaatTGGAGAAGAATTGTAGGCCAGGTTAGAGTGTCAAAACTTGAAGAAGGAAAGGCCAAGGGAATTAACATCCACGTGTGTTGTGGTAAATTCAAAATTAATGGAACATTTTATTATAGCTCCTTATTACTATTAGGAGACTTTGTacatgttataaagagaaatcaccattgtaaatatccctcgatttaaatggatcgaagatccatatgatttatttcttcGGGTTGCAAAAAAAATAACGAtacgatggcatgatgacatgatgcaatgcaaatgatgctacgatgaaatgcaacaaacaaataaaacacatggcGACAACAAAAATAACTGgcaggcatctggagcgtcggtctcgggtcgttacaGTTATtgtgttggattatatccaaacgtctaaaaatcttgcagatccttttactaagggtctatcacgtaatgtgatagataatgcatcgaatgagatgggtatgagacccacaatgtGAGTTGTTCACAATGATGACctagtctatgtgatcggagatcccttGAATTAgttgtggaagacaagttgttggtcaactgagaggagagtatccttaccattaacaataccactccacgaagatgcaatactctcctaatctgcatggcaggttgatgtatatcttaatgtgttctaagtggctcactgaagcagagatgttgtcctgcagaagaTCTTTTGAAgtacacacctatatgagtctgattgttaaatatcacaatctatgagagtagggtgctCTCTagtaagctccacccgcggggaacaCCAAAGGTAGCCTAGTATCGGccaaggctttgtgtgaagctagattcgcggaaaacttgcagttcaaggccagTCCACTATTCAAgctgcttactagtgtagcatagagttctaggtggaagttcaacttaacagtctccactgcagtaccggtatata from Triticum aestivum cultivar Chinese Spring chromosome 3B, IWGSC CS RefSeq v2.1, whole genome shotgun sequence includes these protein-coding regions:
- the LOC123067492 gene encoding uncharacterized protein, with translation MAVTSDARKKRPPCKKKKILAVQEEPAKVEANCMSFKQQDTDDSLDERGDHVLDEFGLVECTSIIVFAFPLEIIDHLTFCQIAPPSIISVDAATPPSTSNVTAPTPSSTSPTAAPAPPSNSSTARLAQLSNSTTGEARKKRPGHELPRSGSKKKKKIAAVHEAPAENAVEAVLASESDKTKCLSGSAKRKLKKQKPTKEDSNGDAPNGTAAEKEQEAPIEQEKIEMTLEDYEKVQEKKKSLEASKPEERRVVDVDFEGLQLLEKKLIEDDAKLKAENVRKAKEVAAKEAKPCKRASPRVYSPKIVASSPGVNMLARSAALKRVSSAVRHASAKRAKLADQLETPESQWTLLQNTPLLQNLVKA